In a single window of the Terrirubrum flagellatum genome:
- a CDS encoding ABC transporter substrate-binding protein — MPFDRRDVLKLGAAGTAAAAAGPLASVGVNAQGKPVVNLQLGWLFSGNQLGEICAKAMGYYDAEGVELRIQPGGPSIDGVAIVASGKFEIGQVSSSPSLMLAASQDLPIKCFAVGCAEHPYAFFSLKKNPIREPKDLIGKKVGIQATGVILLRALLAKNNIPESQVTIVTSGADMTPLMTGQVDCFTGWQTNTSALRVLGDQRVDMRLWDTGVKLYALPYYATNQTIQTKADVLAKFVRATAKGWEYAYNNREKAVDFLVKEFPNLKKEDELEAAETQLKYSFGAATRANGWGTMDRAIWQEQIDLHDQLKQFTKRTPKVDEVMTLDILKMTEAGRPKIG; from the coding sequence ATGCCATTCGATCGTCGTGATGTCTTGAAGCTTGGTGCAGCAGGCACCGCTGCCGCCGCCGCCGGCCCCTTGGCGAGTGTGGGCGTCAACGCGCAGGGCAAGCCTGTGGTCAATCTCCAGCTTGGCTGGCTGTTCTCGGGCAATCAGCTTGGCGAAATCTGCGCCAAGGCGATGGGCTACTACGATGCTGAAGGCGTCGAACTGCGGATTCAGCCCGGCGGCCCCAGCATCGATGGCGTCGCGATCGTCGCCTCTGGCAAGTTCGAGATTGGCCAGGTTTCGTCGAGCCCGTCCCTGATGCTTGCGGCGTCGCAGGATCTGCCGATCAAGTGCTTTGCGGTGGGTTGCGCCGAGCACCCCTACGCTTTCTTCTCGTTGAAGAAAAACCCGATCCGCGAGCCCAAGGATCTCATCGGCAAGAAGGTCGGCATCCAGGCGACGGGCGTCATTCTGCTGCGCGCGCTGCTCGCCAAGAACAACATTCCCGAGAGCCAGGTCACGATCGTGACGTCGGGCGCAGACATGACGCCGCTCATGACGGGGCAGGTCGACTGCTTCACCGGCTGGCAGACGAACACGTCGGCGCTGAGGGTTCTGGGCGACCAGCGAGTCGACATGCGTCTCTGGGATACCGGCGTGAAGCTCTATGCGCTGCCCTACTACGCGACCAATCAGACCATCCAGACCAAGGCCGACGTGCTGGCGAAATTCGTGCGCGCGACCGCGAAAGGCTGGGAATACGCCTATAACAATCGCGAGAAGGCGGTCGATTTTCTCGTGAAGGAATTCCCCAATCTCAAGAAGGAAGACGAGCTGGAGGCGGCTGAAACCCAGCTCAAATATTCGTTCGGCGCCGCGACCAGGGCGAATGGCTGGGGCACGATGGATCGCGCAATCTGGCAGGAGCAGATCGATCTGCACGATCAGCTCAAGCAGTTCACCAAACGCACGCCGAAGGTCGACGAGGTGATGACGCTCGACATCCTCAAGATGACCGAAGCTGGCCGGCCGAAGATCGGCTGA
- the fdxA gene encoding ferredoxin produces the protein MPFVITDACIDVKDKACLKVCPVDCIYEGGRTLYIHPDECIDCGLCETVCPVAAIHADDRLPDDKLEWLEINRDFFGPDVTGWGSPGGASPRFTTNCDHPVVAQLHKTC, from the coding sequence ATGCCCTTCGTGATCACGGACGCCTGCATCGATGTGAAAGACAAGGCTTGCCTGAAGGTGTGCCCTGTGGATTGCATCTACGAAGGCGGTCGCACGCTCTATATTCATCCTGACGAGTGCATCGATTGCGGGCTATGCGAAACCGTGTGCCCTGTCGCGGCGATCCATGCGGATGATCGGCTGCCAGACGACAAACTCGAATGGTTGGAGATCAATCGCGATTTCTTCGGCCCGGATGTGACGGGCTGGGGATCGCCTGGCGGCGCATCGCCGCGCTTTACCACCAATTGCGATCATCCCGTCGTCGCGCAGTTGCACAAAACCTGTTGA
- a CDS encoding ABC transporter ATP-binding protein, producing the protein MSNAVECRNVTVRFVTERRTVTALENVSFSVTRGGFLALLGPSGCGKSTLLRVVADLVSPSGGSMAVLGQSPEEARRDRALGFVFQDAALLPWRTAIENVELPLEVGGGAKQAPKNAPTPRELLKLVGLEGWENSYPHELSGGMRQRVSIARALVSGPRMLLMDEPFGALDEITRDRLNEELRRIWQETRTTILFVTHSVYESVFLGESVLVLAANPGRVREQVAIDLPRDRTLAIRETPEFVQMAARLRRALEA; encoded by the coding sequence ATGTCGAACGCTGTCGAATGCCGTAATGTCACCGTGCGCTTCGTCACCGAGCGCCGCACGGTGACGGCGCTCGAAAACGTCTCCTTCTCGGTGACTCGCGGCGGATTCCTGGCGCTGCTGGGCCCCTCCGGCTGTGGCAAGTCGACCTTGCTGCGCGTCGTCGCCGATCTCGTGTCGCCCTCGGGCGGCAGCATGGCTGTGCTCGGCCAGTCGCCGGAGGAGGCGAGGCGCGATCGCGCGCTGGGTTTCGTGTTCCAGGATGCGGCGCTGCTGCCATGGCGCACGGCGATTGAGAATGTCGAATTGCCGCTCGAAGTCGGCGGCGGCGCCAAGCAGGCGCCGAAGAACGCGCCGACGCCGCGCGAACTTCTGAAACTCGTCGGACTGGAAGGATGGGAGAACTCCTATCCCCATGAATTGTCGGGCGGCATGCGTCAGCGCGTTTCGATCGCGCGCGCCCTCGTGTCCGGCCCGCGCATGCTGCTGATGGACGAGCCGTTCGGCGCACTCGATGAAATTACGCGCGACCGGCTTAACGAGGAATTACGCCGCATCTGGCAGGAGACGCGCACGACGATCCTGTTCGTGACTCATTCTGTCTATGAGTCTGTGTTCCTCGGCGAGTCCGTGCTGGTGCTCGCGGCCAATCCCGGCCGCGTCCGCGAGCAGGTCGCCATTGATCTCCCGCGCGACCGGACGCTCGCCATCCGCGAAACGCCGGAATTCGTCCAAATGGCGGCCCGTTTGCGCCGCGCTCTGGAGGCCTGA
- a CDS encoding ABC transporter permease — translation MTDIAVAAPGVAEAEAEFRAHQSREKLRRWLLPAAGILAFLAIWAALVYVLKVPPFVAPSPFDVVARLYTDFPKLMANLLPTAIEAISGFLLGNIVAILIATTFVHKKSLEQAFFPVVVIFNTIPVVAKAPILVLLLGNGMEPKIAIAALICFFPTLVNMVRGLESVNPQAMELMRVLSASKTEVFFKLRLQNSLPYLFSALKIAASTAVIGAIVAEWIGSTVGIGALIIQAMYAFDSALLYATVVVGSSFSVLFFLAITLIERLVVRWQPPAAH, via the coding sequence GTGACCGACATTGCTGTCGCCGCTCCCGGCGTCGCCGAAGCCGAGGCTGAATTCCGCGCCCATCAATCGCGCGAGAAGCTGAGGCGGTGGCTCCTGCCGGCCGCAGGCATTCTCGCCTTTCTCGCGATCTGGGCCGCGCTCGTCTATGTGCTCAAGGTGCCGCCTTTCGTGGCGCCGTCGCCTTTCGACGTGGTTGCCCGGCTCTACACCGATTTTCCCAAGCTAATGGCGAATCTTTTGCCGACAGCGATCGAGGCGATATCGGGATTTCTGCTCGGCAACATTGTCGCCATCCTGATCGCGACGACTTTCGTTCACAAGAAGTCGCTGGAACAGGCCTTCTTCCCTGTTGTCGTGATCTTCAACACCATTCCGGTGGTGGCGAAGGCGCCGATCCTGGTGCTGCTGCTTGGCAATGGCATGGAGCCGAAGATCGCGATCGCGGCGCTCATCTGTTTCTTTCCGACTCTCGTGAACATGGTGCGCGGACTGGAGTCGGTGAATCCGCAAGCGATGGAGCTGATGCGCGTATTGTCGGCCTCGAAGACGGAAGTGTTCTTCAAGCTGCGCCTGCAGAACTCGCTGCCCTATCTTTTCTCGGCGCTGAAGATCGCGGCGTCGACCGCTGTGATCGGCGCGATCGTCGCGGAATGGATCGGATCGACCGTTGGCATTGGCGCGTTGATCATCCAGGCGATGTACGCGTTCGACTCGGCGCTGCTCTATGCGACGGTCGTCGTCGGATCGAGCTTCTCCGTTCTGTTCTTCCTGGCGATTACGCTCATTGAGCGTCTCGTCGTGCGCTGGCAGCCGCCGGCGGCGCATTGA
- a CDS encoding FAD-dependent oxidoreductase has product MTDHDLIQETPGSAKIVSRSDVLVVGGGPAGFSAAIAARRMGASVTLVERYPYLGGLASGGMVLVLDDMHNGDEVTVTGSCMEMIERMAKLDLCMYPPIAERGSSEALYRKWARWGAFDFRSQMKPPPIVMAAAFDPDGWKRVSNEMIAEAGVNLRLHSWFSKAIVQDGRIRGVVCETKEGRQALMAEAVIDATGDLDVASASGAKFSDGSYIVTTVFRLGNVDTEEAERFSHEHPEEFAKLDRAAKRLMGGSWDKWWLKTPLPGIVWCNCPHMIGLDGIKVADQTKADFEGRKRIYALVEFVRANMPGFKNCYVVDVAPQLGVRQTRLLEGEYVVTKDDVMDRVHFTDTVARGRDYYTPYRSMLPKEVDGLVVAGRHYSATEAAQKMSREIPPCMSMGHAAGVAAALSAQSGTTLRRIDPAQICKHVRAQGGDPGDRPSANAKILEKAA; this is encoded by the coding sequence ATGACTGATCATGACCTGATTCAGGAAACTCCCGGCTCCGCGAAGATCGTATCGCGGTCGGACGTTCTGGTGGTGGGCGGCGGCCCGGCCGGCTTTTCCGCAGCGATCGCCGCACGGCGGATGGGCGCGTCGGTGACGCTCGTCGAGCGCTATCCCTATCTCGGCGGCCTCGCGTCCGGCGGAATGGTGCTGGTGCTGGACGACATGCACAACGGTGACGAGGTGACGGTCACCGGTTCCTGCATGGAGATGATCGAGCGCATGGCGAAGCTCGATCTCTGCATGTATCCGCCGATCGCCGAGCGCGGTTCGAGCGAAGCTCTCTATCGCAAATGGGCGCGCTGGGGGGCGTTCGATTTTCGCTCGCAGATGAAGCCGCCGCCGATCGTCATGGCAGCCGCCTTCGATCCCGACGGATGGAAGCGCGTATCGAATGAGATGATCGCAGAAGCAGGCGTCAATCTCAGGCTGCATTCCTGGTTCTCGAAGGCGATCGTGCAGGACGGCCGCATCCGCGGCGTCGTTTGCGAAACGAAGGAAGGTCGCCAGGCGCTCATGGCCGAGGCGGTGATCGACGCTACCGGCGATCTCGATGTCGCATCGGCTTCGGGCGCGAAATTCTCTGACGGCAGCTACATCGTCACGACCGTTTTCCGTCTTGGCAATGTCGATACGGAAGAGGCCGAGCGATTTTCTCACGAGCATCCCGAAGAGTTCGCGAAGCTTGATCGCGCGGCGAAGCGCTTGATGGGCGGCTCCTGGGATAAATGGTGGCTGAAGACGCCGTTGCCGGGAATCGTCTGGTGCAATTGCCCGCACATGATTGGCCTCGACGGAATCAAGGTCGCAGATCAGACAAAAGCCGATTTCGAAGGCCGCAAGCGCATCTATGCGCTTGTCGAGTTCGTGCGCGCCAATATGCCGGGCTTCAAGAACTGCTACGTCGTCGATGTGGCGCCGCAACTTGGTGTTCGCCAGACGCGCCTGCTTGAAGGCGAATATGTCGTCACCAAGGACGATGTGATGGATCGCGTGCATTTCACCGACACGGTGGCGCGCGGCCGCGATTACTATACGCCCTATCGCTCGATGCTGCCGAAGGAAGTTGACGGCCTCGTTGTCGCCGGCAGGCACTATTCGGCGACGGAAGCGGCCCAGAAGATGTCACGCGAGATTCCGCCCTGCATGTCCATGGGTCATGCGGCGGGCGTCGCTGCGGCTCTGTCGGCGCAATCGGGAACAACACTGCGCCGCATCGATCCCGCGCAAATCTGCAAGCATGTCCGCGCGCAAGGCGGCGATCCCGGCGATCGTCCGTCCGCGAACGCGAAGATTCTGGAGAAAGCCGCGTGA
- a CDS encoding enoyl-CoA hydratase-related protein — protein sequence MPITCVIADHVARVTIDRPEVLNAIDAASEKELQAIWARIESDRDVRAVVLTGAGDRAFSTGADMKGGSGASGLEYWAMPRPGGFGGIALRETLDVPVIARVNGHAIGGGFEMVLGCDIVIAAEEATFGLPEARVGRMPLDGGMTLLQRQIPFRYAMGMLLTGKRISAREALSYGLVNEVAPRAELDAVVDRWLADILACAPLSVRAIKQVARRTAHLTAAEAQAARLPALVEALGSEDSSEGVRAFVEKRKPVWKGR from the coding sequence ATGCCGATCACCTGCGTCATCGCCGATCACGTCGCGCGGGTGACGATCGATCGGCCTGAGGTGCTGAACGCGATCGACGCCGCGAGCGAGAAAGAATTGCAGGCGATCTGGGCGCGCATTGAGAGCGATCGCGATGTGCGCGCGGTGGTGCTGACTGGCGCAGGCGATCGCGCATTTTCGACGGGCGCCGACATGAAGGGCGGCAGCGGCGCATCGGGCCTCGAATATTGGGCGATGCCGCGGCCCGGCGGCTTCGGCGGCATCGCGCTACGAGAGACATTGGATGTTCCCGTGATCGCGCGCGTCAACGGCCACGCGATCGGCGGCGGCTTCGAGATGGTTCTCGGCTGCGATATCGTCATCGCTGCGGAAGAAGCGACGTTCGGCTTGCCCGAGGCGCGTGTCGGCCGCATGCCGCTCGATGGCGGAATGACCTTGCTGCAGCGGCAAATCCCGTTCCGTTATGCGATGGGCATGCTGCTCACTGGCAAGCGCATATCCGCGCGCGAGGCCCTGTCCTACGGTCTCGTGAACGAAGTTGCGCCGCGCGCGGAACTCGACGCCGTCGTCGACCGCTGGCTTGCGGATATTCTCGCCTGCGCGCCGCTTTCGGTGCGGGCGATCAAGCAGGTTGCGCGGCGCACGGCGCATCTCACAGCCGCCGAAGCGCAGGCGGCGCGTCTGCCGGCGCTGGTCGAGGCGCTCGGCTCCGAAGACTCGAGCGAGGGCGTGCGCGCCTTCGTCGAAAAGCGGAAGCCTGTCTGGAAGGGGCGCTAA
- a CDS encoding RidA family protein — translation MTPEEKLAEMGLSLSDPMVPVANYVRFKRVGDLAYLSGEGPRRPDGSHITGKVGATVTAKEAYEHAKITGLGLLASAKAAAGGDLGKVEFLKLLGMVNATPDFEDHPFVINGCSDLLVAVLGDRGRHARSAVGMGSLPKQITVEIEAIIRIHP, via the coding sequence ATGACGCCCGAAGAAAAACTCGCGGAGATGGGTCTGTCGCTTTCGGACCCGATGGTTCCCGTCGCCAATTATGTGCGCTTCAAGCGCGTTGGCGATCTCGCTTATCTCTCGGGCGAAGGACCTCGCCGCCCGGATGGCAGCCATATCACCGGCAAAGTCGGCGCGACGGTGACAGCGAAAGAGGCCTATGAGCACGCGAAGATCACCGGGCTTGGGCTGCTCGCTTCAGCGAAAGCGGCCGCCGGCGGCGATCTCGGCAAGGTGGAATTTCTCAAGCTGCTCGGCATGGTCAATGCGACGCCAGATTTCGAGGATCATCCTTTCGTGATCAATGGCTGTTCGGATTTGCTTGTCGCGGTGCTGGGTGATCGCGGGCGCCATGCGCGCTCGGCGGTCGGCATGGGATCGCTGCCGAAGCAGATCACCGTCGAGATCGAGGCGATTATCCGCATCCATCCCTGA
- a CDS encoding dipeptide ABC transporter ATP-binding protein → MTAAILDVQGLKKHFPVERGLLRRAVAHVKAVDGVSFTIARGETLCLVGESGCGKSTVGRLILRLMAPTDGRIMVDGADIASLSPSQLRAHRRRVQMVFQDPYASLNPRLTAGEIVAEPLENYETLPRGERDARIASLFERVGLRPDAMRKLPFEFSGGQRQRLGIARALSVSPDLIVADEPVSALDVSVQAQVLNLLLELQDSLGLAYLFISHDLGVVEHIGHRVAVMYLGKIVEVAETEALFSTPLHPYTEALLAAAPMPDPKRRGRSFVLEGDVPSPLNPPSGCAFHTRCPIAKEKCKLETPLLRDVGDARSVACHFRG, encoded by the coding sequence ATGACGGCGGCGATTCTCGATGTTCAGGGATTGAAGAAGCATTTTCCCGTCGAGCGCGGATTGCTGCGTCGCGCGGTCGCCCATGTGAAGGCGGTCGATGGCGTGTCCTTCACCATCGCGCGCGGCGAGACGCTATGCCTTGTCGGCGAATCCGGATGCGGGAAATCGACGGTCGGGCGCCTAATCTTGCGGCTCATGGCGCCGACCGACGGGCGGATCATGGTCGATGGCGCTGATATCGCCTCGCTGTCGCCATCCCAATTGCGCGCGCATCGCCGGCGCGTGCAGATGGTCTTTCAGGATCCTTATGCGTCGCTCAATCCGCGTCTGACCGCTGGCGAAATCGTCGCCGAGCCGCTGGAGAATTATGAAACATTGCCGCGCGGTGAACGTGATGCGCGCATCGCAAGTCTCTTCGAACGCGTCGGCCTGCGGCCCGACGCCATGCGCAAGTTGCCATTTGAATTTTCGGGCGGCCAACGGCAGCGGCTCGGCATTGCGCGTGCGCTGTCGGTGTCGCCCGATCTGATTGTCGCCGACGAGCCCGTTTCGGCGCTTGACGTGTCCGTGCAGGCGCAGGTTCTGAACCTCCTGCTCGAGCTGCAGGACAGCCTCGGTCTCGCCTATCTCTTCATCTCGCACGATCTCGGCGTGGTCGAGCATATCGGCCATCGCGTCGCCGTGATGTATCTCGGCAAGATTGTCGAAGTCGCCGAAACCGAAGCGCTGTTTTCGACGCCGCTGCATCCTTACACGGAGGCGTTATTGGCCGCTGCTCCGATGCCTGATCCAAAGCGGCGCGGCCGCAGCTTCGTCCTCGAAGGCGACGTGCCGAGTCCGCTCAATCCGCCATCGGGCTGCGCCTTTCATACGCGCTGCCCAATCGCGAAGGAAAAATGCAAGCTCGAGACGCCGCTGTTGCGCGATGTCGGCGACGCGCGCAGCGTCGCTTGCCATTTCCGCGGCTGA
- a CDS encoding CoA transferase, with protein sequence MMGPVATQMLADYGADVIKIEKPGTGDLSRTSFPNDPAGLVGPVFCSLNRNKRSVVLDLRKDEDKKLVLKLAETADVVVNNFRAGVMERMGFGYEALSKINPRIIYAVGTGFGLTGPYSHKGGQDVLAQAMSGVMYRRSNDDEPLSVNATTFADYSAGMHMVQGVLLALLQREKTGRGQQISVSLLDSMLAAQTQEACAHLMRGREVNWGAMPLSGVFATSDGALVMVGAFKADPLGDISKALEIDHLGKQDRFKDFASWVANKKALQTIFKERFKTNTTAYWLARLEEQDLLCAPVRSLAEALADEQAVINGMIMEADGETERVRVVGSPIHMTDAPVSIRIPPAALGRHTDAVRAEVTAVKREAAE encoded by the coding sequence ATGATGGGGCCGGTCGCCACGCAGATGCTGGCGGACTATGGCGCTGACGTCATCAAGATTGAGAAGCCGGGTACGGGCGATCTGTCACGCACGTCGTTTCCAAACGATCCGGCCGGTCTTGTCGGCCCGGTATTCTGCTCGCTCAACCGCAACAAGCGTTCGGTGGTGCTTGATCTGCGCAAGGACGAGGACAAGAAGCTTGTTCTCAAGCTCGCGGAGACGGCCGATGTGGTTGTCAATAATTTCCGCGCCGGCGTCATGGAGCGTATGGGCTTCGGTTACGAAGCGCTGAGCAAGATCAATCCGCGCATCATCTATGCGGTCGGCACCGGTTTTGGTTTGACAGGGCCTTATTCGCACAAGGGCGGGCAAGACGTTCTCGCGCAGGCGATGAGCGGCGTCATGTATCGCCGCTCCAATGACGACGAGCCTCTGAGCGTGAACGCTACAACTTTCGCGGATTATTCCGCGGGAATGCATATGGTGCAGGGCGTTCTTCTCGCATTGCTTCAACGCGAGAAAACCGGGCGGGGGCAGCAGATTTCCGTGTCGCTACTCGACTCCATGCTGGCGGCGCAGACGCAGGAAGCCTGCGCGCATCTCATGCGTGGCCGCGAGGTGAACTGGGGCGCGATGCCGCTCTCCGGCGTGTTCGCGACGTCGGATGGCGCGCTCGTCATGGTCGGCGCCTTCAAGGCCGATCCGCTCGGCGACATCAGCAAAGCGCTTGAGATCGATCATCTCGGGAAGCAGGATCGCTTCAAGGATTTCGCATCCTGGGTCGCGAACAAGAAGGCGCTGCAGACGATCTTCAAGGAGCGCTTCAAGACGAACACGACAGCCTATTGGCTAGCGCGGCTCGAGGAGCAGGACCTTCTTTGCGCTCCGGTGCGTTCGCTTGCGGAAGCGCTTGCCGACGAGCAGGCCGTGATCAATGGCATGATCATGGAGGCTGATGGCGAAACCGAGCGCGTGCGCGTGGTGGGGTCGCCGATCCATATGACTGATGCGCCGGTCTCGATCCGCATTCCGCCGGCCGCGCTCGGCCGGCATACGGATGCGGTGCGCGCTGAAGTCACGGCGGTGAAGCGCGAGGCTGCGGAATAA
- a CDS encoding ABC transporter ATP-binding protein, with amino-acid sequence MADVVIRNVSKHFGRVHALKSVDLSVADGSFIALMGPSGCGKTTLLRAISGLELADGGTIAIGGEDVTAMPPEKRNIGLMFQSYALFPHMTVAQNLAFPMRMRRGYDAAERERRIKRALDLVRLPDVRDRYPRQMSGGQQQRVAFARALIDEPSVLLLDEPLSNLDARLRDDMQIELIELRRQVPITTILVTHDQTEGLTLADEIVVMRDGSIEQAGPPRAVYANPANSFVADFLGGANLAPVHSIRQEAGGWRAQTAEGETISVPAPQQHMDEGVLMIRQEDLRLLPRDEAAEVSSAARIAAVAYRGQSTQIAVDALGQRLRLHGAADISVSVGDTVRIGWRLADARLLPSG; translated from the coding sequence ATGGCTGATGTCGTCATCCGGAACGTGTCGAAGCATTTCGGCAGGGTTCATGCGCTGAAGAGCGTCGATCTTTCCGTGGCCGATGGCAGCTTCATCGCCCTTATGGGCCCTTCGGGATGCGGGAAGACGACGTTGCTTCGCGCGATCTCCGGCCTCGAACTTGCAGACGGCGGAACGATCGCCATTGGCGGCGAGGATGTGACCGCGATGCCGCCTGAAAAGCGCAATATCGGGCTGATGTTCCAGTCCTACGCGCTGTTTCCGCATATGACGGTCGCGCAAAATCTGGCCTTTCCCATGAGGATGCGGCGCGGCTACGACGCGGCGGAGCGTGAAAGACGGATCAAGCGTGCGCTCGATCTTGTGCGATTGCCTGATGTGCGCGATCGCTATCCCAGACAGATGTCCGGCGGCCAGCAGCAGCGCGTGGCTTTTGCGCGCGCGCTCATCGACGAGCCGAGCGTGCTTCTTCTCGATGAGCCACTTTCCAATCTCGACGCGCGCCTGCGCGACGACATGCAGATAGAATTGATCGAACTCAGGCGGCAGGTGCCGATCACGACCATTCTCGTGACGCATGATCAGACGGAAGGCCTAACTCTCGCTGATGAAATCGTCGTCATGCGAGACGGAAGCATCGAGCAGGCCGGCCCGCCGCGAGCTGTCTATGCGAACCCGGCTAATTCCTTCGTCGCTGACTTTCTCGGCGGGGCCAACCTCGCGCCGGTCCACAGCATCAGGCAGGAAGCAGGCGGCTGGCGCGCGCAGACGGCGGAGGGTGAGACGATCTCCGTTCCCGCGCCGCAGCAGCACATGGACGAGGGCGTGCTGATGATCCGACAGGAGGATCTGCGCCTGCTGCCGCGTGACGAAGCCGCCGAAGTTTCGAGCGCCGCGCGCATCGCCGCCGTCGCTTATCGCGGCCAGTCGACGCAGATCGCCGTCGATGCCCTTGGCCAGCGCCTCAGGTTGCACGGCGCGGCCGATATCTCTGTCAGCGTGGGAGACACGGTGCGCATCGGCTGGCGCCTTGCCGACGCACGGTTGCTGCCATCAGGTTGA
- a CDS encoding LysR family transcriptional regulator, which translates to MHAAVLRYFLQVARDGSIRGAAERLNVASSAVNRQILRLEDELGVTLFERVRNGVRLTDAGQILLVHIRQTFADFDRAKAEIANISGGLTGHVRIVCLESLAVRFMPEVVGELAAAHPGLTLSVIVVDPNQGPEELRAGRADFGILFVDRRHRDIDVRESFITAIGAVMRPDHPLARRKLLTLTDCADYPVLTLHDRWLIDAIMATEFARSGATFNARIISNSIDLMRQMILAGLGIGFFTPIGFLEEIARKELAHVPLAEPWLTDSEVGILTPRGKQLSAQARVALEFVQGKLRKLGGRLPPAVIVGRVRRITRQKK; encoded by the coding sequence ATGCATGCCGCGGTTTTGCGCTATTTCCTACAAGTTGCGCGCGACGGGTCGATACGGGGCGCGGCCGAGCGGCTGAACGTCGCCTCGTCCGCCGTGAACCGGCAGATCCTCCGGCTGGAGGACGAATTGGGCGTGACGCTTTTCGAGCGGGTGCGCAACGGCGTGCGCCTGACCGACGCCGGCCAGATATTGCTCGTCCATATCAGGCAGACCTTCGCCGATTTCGATCGCGCGAAGGCCGAGATCGCCAATATCAGCGGCGGGCTGACCGGCCATGTGCGCATCGTGTGCCTGGAATCGCTGGCGGTGCGCTTCATGCCTGAGGTGGTGGGCGAGCTCGCGGCTGCGCATCCTGGCCTGACGTTGTCGGTGATCGTCGTCGATCCCAATCAGGGCCCCGAGGAACTGCGCGCCGGGCGCGCGGATTTCGGCATCCTGTTCGTCGACCGTCGCCATCGCGACATCGATGTGCGCGAAAGCTTCATCACGGCGATCGGCGCGGTGATGCGGCCGGATCATCCGCTGGCGCGGCGCAAATTGCTGACGCTGACGGATTGCGCCGACTATCCTGTCCTGACGCTACATGATCGCTGGCTGATCGACGCGATCATGGCGACGGAATTCGCGCGATCCGGCGCGACCTTCAATGCGCGCATCATCTCGAATTCGATCGACCTGATGCGGCAAATGATTCTTGCCGGGCTCGGCATCGGCTTTTTCACGCCTATCGGCTTTCTCGAAGAGATCGCGCGCAAGGAGCTCGCGCATGTGCCGCTGGCCGAGCCTTGGCTGACGGACAGCGAAGTCGGCATTCTGACGCCGCGCGGCAAGCAACTCTCGGCGCAAGCGCGCGTGGCGCTCGAATTCGTGCAAGGCAAACTGCGCAAGCTGGGCGGCCGGCTGCCGCCCGCGGTGATCGTCGGGCGCGTTCGGCGCATTACGCGCCAGAAGAAATAA
- a CDS encoding ABC transporter ATP-binding protein yields the protein MTQSPLLSIRDLRTHFFNADGVTRAVDGVSFDVGAGETLAVVGESGCGKSVTALSVLRLLPDKVGRIVGGEVLFEGRNLVNLGEAEMRAIRGNSIAMIFQEPMTSLNPVFTIGEQIAEAVRIHEGLGAKEAEARAVEMLRLVRIPDPERRVRDYPHQFSGGMRQRAMIAMALACGPRLLIADEPTTALDVTIQAQILKLIRDLQSRTGTAVVLITHDLGVVAETCDRVVVVYAGRKVEEALVEDLFERPLHPYTRGLMASLPRMHKGKRRGRLNEIAGIVPSLREPIVGCAFAPRCPMAIDRCRAEAPELRALESKHIVACHRAELVAA from the coding sequence ATGACGCAGTCTCCGCTTCTTTCCATTCGTGATCTGCGCACGCATTTCTTCAATGCGGATGGCGTGACGCGCGCCGTCGATGGCGTGTCATTTGATGTCGGCGCTGGCGAGACGCTCGCCGTGGTCGGTGAATCCGGTTGCGGCAAAAGCGTCACGGCCCTGTCGGTGCTGCGGCTTTTGCCCGACAAGGTCGGCCGGATCGTCGGCGGCGAAGTGCTTTTCGAGGGGCGCAATCTCGTCAATCTCGGCGAAGCCGAGATGCGCGCCATTCGCGGCAACAGTATCGCGATGATTTTTCAGGAGCCGATGACCTCGCTCAATCCGGTGTTCACGATCGGCGAGCAGATCGCGGAAGCGGTGCGCATCCATGAAGGTCTTGGCGCGAAGGAGGCTGAAGCGCGCGCAGTCGAGATGCTGCGCCTGGTCCGCATTCCCGATCCCGAACGACGCGTGCGCGATTATCCCCACCAGTTCTCCGGCGGCATGCGCCAGCGTGCGATGATCGCCATGGCGCTGGCCTGCGGCCCGCGTTTGCTGATTGCGGATGAGCCGACAACAGCGCTCGACGTCACCATCCAGGCGCAGATTCTCAAGCTCATTCGCGATCTTCAGTCGCGGACGGGAACGGCGGTCGTGCTCATCACCCATGACCTCGGCGTCGTCGCTGAAACCTGCGATCGGGTCGTCGTCGTCTATGCCGGCCGCAAGGTCGAGGAGGCGCTGGTCGAGGATTTGTTCGAGCGGCCGCTGCACCCCTACACCCGCGGGCTGATGGCGTCGCTGCCGCGCATGCACAAGGGCAAGAGGCGAGGACGATTGAACGAGATCGCCGGCATCGTTCCCTCTCTTCGTGAACCCATTGTCGGCTGCGCCTTCGCGCCGCGCTGCCCGATGGCGATCGACCGTTGCCGGGCCGAAGCGCCGGAACTGCGAGCGTTGGAATCAAAGCATATCGTCGCCTGTCATCGCGCGGAGCTTGTCGCGGCATGA